A stretch of the Gracilinanus agilis isolate LMUSP501 chromosome 4, AgileGrace, whole genome shotgun sequence genome encodes the following:
- the LOC123243901 gene encoding putative olfactory receptor 2W6: MGRVNDSSLGGFILVGFSDRPWLEMILFAFVLVFYILTLLGNTTIIVLSIADSRLHTPMYFFLGNLSFLDFCFTTSIVPQLLWNLWGPKKTISYNGCVAQLYIYMVLGSTECVLLCVMSYDRYVAVCRPLHYTVVMNPRLCLQLTTVSWFCGFLNSFVMCPQTMQLARCGHHQVDHFLCEMPALIAMACEDTTLVEAFAFIFGVILLLVPLSLILTSYGLIAVAVLRIKSAAGRKKAFNTCSSHLAVVSLFYGTIIYMYLQPANSYSQDQGKFLTLFYTVLTPSINPLIYTLRNKDVKGAMKKLLGWEQRTGGA, from the coding sequence ATGGGAAGGGTCAATGACAGCTCACTAGGGGGATTTATCCTAGTGGGTTTTTCTGACCGACCCTGGCTAGAGATGAttctctttgcttttgtattAGTCTTCTACATATTGACTCTTTTGGGAAACACAACAATTATTGTGTTGTCGATTGCAGATTCCCGACTACATACCCCTATGTACTTCTTCCTAGGCAACCTCTCCTTCCTGGACTTCTGCTTTACTACTAGCATTGTCCCCCAGCTGCTGTGGAATCTATGGGGTCCTAAGAAGACTATCAGCTACAATGGTTGTGTGGCCCAGCTCTATATTTACATGGTACTAGGTTCTACTGAGTGTGTACTCCTATGTGTCATGTCCTATGACCGCTATGTTGCTGTCTGCCGCCCTTTGCACTATACTGTTGTCATGAACCCAAGACTCTGCCTACAGTTGACAACTGTGTCCTGGTTCTGTGGTTTTCTCAATTCTTTTGTCATGTGCCCCCAGACTATGCAGTTGGCACGGTGTGGGCATCATCAAGTGGACCACTTTCTATGTGAGATGCCAGCCCTTATTGCAATGGCTTGCGAAGATACCACACTAGTTGAAGCCTTTGCCTTTATCTTTGGTGTGATCCTCCTTCTTGTGCCCCTATCCCTAATTCTTACCTCCTATGGTCTGATTGCTGTGGCTGTGCTAAGAATCAAATCAGCAGCAGGGCGTAAGAAGGCCTTCAATACCTGTTCTTCCCACCTTGCAGTGGTTTCTCTCTTCTATGGGACCATCATCTACATGTATCTTCAACCAGCTAATAGTTACTCCCAGGACCAGGGAAAGTTCCTTACCCTTTTCTACACTGTCTTAACCCCTAGCATCAACCCCCTTATCTATACCCTAAGGAACAAGGATGTGAAAGGGGCAATGAAGAAACTCCTGGGCTGGGAACAGAGGACGGGAGGAGCATga
- the LOC123246286 gene encoding putative olfactory receptor 2W6 — METANETFEGYFILLGFSDRPMLEMTLFFINLIFYFFAVTGNSTIILLSLLDPRLHTPMYFFLSNLSLLDLCYTTSSIPQMLVNLWGPRKTITYTGCVVQLFAFLSVGGIECILLSVMAYDRYVAVCKPLHYMVIMHPQLCLQLAAFAWLSGIANSILMSPLTLSLGRCGQRHINHFVCEMPALIRISCADTSRVEGLAFFLAIPIVLVPLTMILVSYGYIAAAVMNIKSTAGRKKAFNTCSSHMIVVSLFYSTIIYMYMQPGNVASQDQGKFLTLFYCLVTPTLNPFIYTLRNKEVKGAMRKVLGYGSSLH; from the coding sequence ATGGAAACAGCCAATGAGACCTTTGAAGGATACTTCATCTTACTGGGTTTCTCTGACCGGCCAATGCTTGAGATGACTCTCTTTTTCATCAatctaattttttacttttttgctgTCACGGGCAATTCAACTATCATCCTGCTCTCCCTCTTGGACCCTCGACTTCATACTCCCATGTACTTCTTCCTCAGTAACTTGTCTCTTTTGGATCTTTGCTATACAACCAGCAGTATCCCCCAGATGTTAGTAAATCTCTGGGGTCCCAGAAAAACCATCACATATACAGGCTGTGTGGTTCagctttttgcttttctctcagTGGGAGGTATTGAATGCATTCTCCTCTCAGTCATGGCCTATGACCGTTATGTAGCAGTCTGCAAGCCCCTCCACTACATGGTCATCATGCACCCCCAGTTGTGTTTACAACTGGCTGCTTTTGCCTGGCTTAGTGGAATTGCCAACTCCATTCTGATGTCTCCACTCACCTTGTCACTTGGGCGGTGTGGCCAACGACATATCAACCACTTTGTATGTGAGATGCCAGCTCTGATACGAATCTCCTGTGCTGATACTAGTCGAGTGGAGGGCCTAGCCTTCTTCCTGGCCATCCCTATTGTTCTGGTGCCCCTCACCATGATCCTGGTCTCCTATGGGTACATTGCTGCTGCTGTGATGAATATTAAGTCAACAGCTGGCAGGAAGAAAGCCTTCAACACTTGTTCTTCACATATGATTGTTGTATCACTCTTCTATAGCACCATCATTTACATGTACATGCAGCCAGGCAATGTGGCTAGTCAGGACCAAGGCAAGTTCCTCACTCTCTTCTATTGTCTAGTGACACCTACCTTGAATCCCTTCATCTACACTCTGAGAAACAAAGAAGTTAAAGGGGCAATGAGAAAGGTCCTAGGGTATGGCTCAAGCCTACACTGA